From bacterium:
CTACTCGCATCCGGCGGTCTATATCATGATCCTGCCCGGTTTCGGCGTGATCTCGCACGTGGTGGCGGCTTTTTCGCGCAAGCGGGTGTTCGGCTACCGGGGCATGGTCACCGCCCTGGCCCTGATCGGGATAATCGGCTACATGGTCTGGGCGCACCACATGTTCGTCTCGGGTATCCCGGCCTGGCTTCAGGTGTTCTTCTCCTACGCCTCGATGGTCATCGCGGTGCCCACCGGGATAAAGGTGTTCAGTTGGCTGGCCACGATCTGGGGCGGGACGATCCGGTTCTCCACGCCGATGAAATTCGCCCTGGGCTTTATCGGCCTGTTCGTGCTGGGCGGTATGAGCGGGATCATGCTGGCCAACGTGCCCATCGACTACCAGGTGCACGACAGCTATTTCGTGGTGGCGCATTTTCACTACGTGCTGGTGGGCGGCTCGGTGATGGCGATCCTGGCGGCGACCTATTACTGGTTCCCCAAGATGAGCGGACGGTTCCTGAGCGAGAAGCTGGGGACATGGATTTTCTGGCTGATCTTCGTCGGGATCAATATCACGTTCTTCCCCCAGCACATCCTGGGTATCCAGGGCATGGCGCGGCGCATATTCACCTACCGGCCCGAGTTCACCGCGCTCAACCGGGTCTCCTCGTTCGGCTACCTGTTCCTTCTGCTGGGCGGCCTTCTGCTGGTCTGGGACCTCCTGCGCCAGGCCTTTTTCCGCAAGGGCAGCCTTCCGGATGACCCCTGGCAGGTAAACGACATCCAGCACACCTTGGACTGGGCCGTGGCCAGCCCGCCACCGGAATACAATTTCGAGGAAATACCGGTAATCAAGTGAGGGAGAAATCCAGATGAACAACCAGTCGGAACAGCCCAACTCCACGGCCGCGGCCCCCCTCCAGCGGAGCCTGGGTCGCTGGTTCGTTGTGCTCAGCCAGATGGTGATTCTGATAATGATCGTGGGCGGAGTGGTGCGCCTGAGCGGCTCGGGGCTCTCCATCCCGGAATGGCCCGTGATCAACGGCAGCCTGTTGCCACCGCACAATGACGCCCAGTGGCTGGCCGTG
This genomic window contains:
- the ctaD gene encoding cytochrome c oxidase subunit I; amino-acid sequence: MSDSPERKKYPAFFEWLTTGDHKKIGIMYLWFALFMALVGGGLAGAIRAQLASPDSGLMRPELYNMSISMHATLMIFFMIIPAWVGFGNYFVPLLIGARDMAFPRLNAFAFWLAVPAAVLILSSFLVVGGSIQTGWTAYPPLSLKAFSAGAGTDMWILGIIIAGTASVLAAINFIVTTANMRAPGMTWLKMPLFVWAWFVNATLILIATPVLSSALAMLLTDRLFGTTFLTVGSGGDPLLYQHLFWFYSHPAVYIMILPGFGVISHVVAAFSRKRVFGYRGMVTALALIGIIGYMVWAHHMFVSGIPAWLQVFFSYASMVIAVPTGIKVFSWLATIWGGTIRFSTPMKFALGFIGLFVLGGMSGIMLANVPIDYQVHDSYFVVAHFHYVLVGGSVMAILAATYYWFPKMSGRFLSEKLGTWIFWLIFVGINITFFPQHILGIQGMARRIFTYRPEFTALNRVSSFGYLFLLLGGLLLVWDLLRQAFFRKGSLPDDPWQVNDIQHTLDWAVASPPPEYNFEEIPVIK